In one Nocardia tengchongensis genomic region, the following are encoded:
- the hisS gene encoding histidine--tRNA ligase produces MTKTSSFSAPRGVPDYLPPTSAEFVAVRDGLVATARLAGYGHVELPVFEETALFARGVGESTDVVSKEMWTFADRNGESFTLRPEGTAGVMRAVIQNGLDRGPLPVKLCYAGPFFRYERPQKGRYRQLQQVGVEAIGVDDPALDAEVIAIADAGFRGLGLDGFRLEITSLGDETCRPQYRELLQDFLMKLPLDEDTRRRALINPLRVLDDKRPEVQEMTANAPLMIDHLSESAKAHFEQVLGHLDALGMPYVVNPRMVRGLDYYTKTTFEFVHDGLGAQSGIGGGGRYDGLMAELGGQALSGIGFGIGVDRTVLALEAEGKTAVDGPRVQVFGIPLGDVAKQRLVVLAAELRKAGIRTDLAYGGRGMKGAMKAADKSGAQVALVLGDREVADGEIGLKNLSTGEQRQIPLDEAVAQVAAVLAGEQV; encoded by the coding sequence GTGACCAAGACCAGCAGCTTCAGTGCCCCGAGGGGGGTCCCCGACTATCTGCCCCCCACCTCCGCGGAGTTCGTCGCCGTCCGCGACGGCCTCGTAGCGACCGCGCGCCTGGCCGGATACGGGCATGTCGAGCTGCCGGTTTTCGAAGAGACCGCCCTGTTCGCGCGTGGTGTGGGGGAGTCGACCGACGTCGTCTCCAAGGAGATGTGGACCTTCGCCGACCGCAACGGTGAAAGCTTCACCCTGCGCCCCGAAGGCACCGCCGGCGTCATGCGCGCGGTCATCCAGAACGGCCTCGACCGCGGGCCGCTGCCGGTCAAGCTCTGCTACGCCGGGCCCTTCTTCCGCTACGAACGCCCGCAGAAGGGCCGCTACCGGCAGTTGCAGCAGGTCGGCGTGGAAGCCATCGGCGTGGACGACCCGGCTCTCGACGCCGAGGTCATCGCCATCGCCGACGCCGGATTCCGCGGCCTCGGCCTCGACGGCTTCCGGCTCGAGATCACCTCGCTCGGCGACGAGACCTGCCGCCCGCAGTACCGCGAACTGCTGCAGGACTTCCTCATGAAGCTCCCGCTCGACGAGGACACCCGCCGCCGCGCGCTGATCAACCCGCTGCGCGTACTCGACGACAAGCGTCCCGAGGTCCAGGAGATGACGGCCAACGCGCCGCTCATGATCGACCACCTGTCGGAGTCCGCCAAGGCGCACTTCGAGCAGGTGCTCGGCCACCTCGACGCGCTCGGCATGCCGTACGTGGTCAACCCGCGCATGGTGCGCGGGCTCGACTACTACACCAAGACCACCTTCGAATTCGTGCACGACGGGCTCGGCGCGCAATCCGGCATCGGCGGCGGCGGCCGCTACGACGGGCTGATGGCCGAACTGGGCGGGCAGGCGCTCTCCGGCATCGGCTTCGGCATCGGCGTCGACCGCACCGTGCTCGCGCTCGAGGCCGAGGGCAAGACCGCCGTCGACGGACCGCGCGTGCAGGTCTTCGGCATCCCGCTCGGCGACGTCGCCAAGCAGCGCCTGGTGGTGCTGGCCGCCGAACTGCGCAAGGCCGGCATCCGCACCGACCTCGCCTACGGCGGACGCGGCATGAAGGGCGCGATGAAAGCGGCCGACAAGTCCGGGGCCCAGGTGGCGCTGGTGCTGGGCGACCGCGAGGTCGCCGACGGTGAGATCGGGCTCAAGAACCTGAGTACCGGCGAGCAGCGCCAGATCCCGCTGGACGAGGCCGTCGCCCAGGTCGCGGCCGTGCTTGCGGGCGAACAGGTCTGA
- a CDS encoding peptidylprolyl isomerase: MPSNEQRRAAAKRKLERQLENRAQRARKRKQLTIAASALGVVVAVAAGVGIYFLTKGDDNSTSAKSSETPDASLTAAPPPAAKAKPASVSCEYRPSQKPADKAVSAPGTANITTAGQVKATMDTNQGPISMTLNPGESPCTVNSFESLAKQKYFDATSCHRMTTGKGLQVLQCGDPSGTGMGGPGYEFDNEYPTDQYAPTDQAAQFPVEYKRGVLAMANAGPGTNGSQFFLVYGDSQLPPQYTIFGTVDEAGLATLDKIAKGGVAGGGQDGKPASDVNIQSVQIN; this comes from the coding sequence GTGCCGAGCAATGAACAGCGACGCGCTGCGGCTAAGCGGAAGCTGGAGCGCCAACTCGAGAACCGGGCCCAGCGGGCGCGCAAGCGCAAGCAGCTCACCATCGCGGCGTCGGCGCTGGGCGTCGTGGTCGCCGTGGCGGCCGGTGTCGGCATCTACTTCCTGACCAAGGGCGATGACAACAGCACCAGCGCGAAGTCGTCCGAGACGCCCGACGCCTCGCTGACCGCCGCTCCCCCGCCGGCGGCGAAGGCCAAGCCGGCCTCGGTGAGCTGTGAGTACCGTCCGTCGCAGAAGCCCGCCGACAAGGCGGTGAGCGCGCCGGGTACGGCGAACATCACCACCGCCGGTCAGGTGAAGGCGACGATGGACACCAATCAGGGCCCGATCTCGATGACCCTGAATCCGGGCGAATCCCCCTGCACGGTCAACAGTTTCGAGAGCCTGGCCAAGCAGAAGTACTTCGACGCCACCAGCTGCCACCGCATGACCACCGGTAAGGGTCTGCAGGTGCTGCAGTGCGGCGATCCGAGCGGTACCGGAATGGGCGGTCCCGGTTACGAATTCGACAATGAGTACCCGACTGACCAGTACGCGCCCACTGATCAGGCGGCGCAGTTCCCGGTCGAGTACAAGCGCGGCGTGCTGGCCATGGCCAATGCCGGCCCGGGCACCAACGGCAGCCAGTTCTTCCTGGTCTACGGCGATTCCCAGTTGCCGCCCCAGTACACGATTTTCGGCACGGTCGACGAGGCCGGGCTGGCCACCCTCGACAAGATCGCCAAGGGCGGCGTCGCGGGCGGCGGTCAGGACGGCAAGCCGGCGTCGGATGTGAACATCCAGTCGGTCCAAATCAACTGA